The DNA window GCCGACGGCGTCGAGGGCCGCGAACAGCTCGCCGTCGAAGCCTTCGCCGACGCGCTGGAGATCATCCCGCGCACGCTCGCGAAAAACGCCGGCCTGGACGGCATCGACACGCTGGTCGACCTGCGCGCCGCCCACGAGGACGGCCAGGTCAGCGCCGGCCTGAACGTCTTCACCGGCGACGTCGAGGACACCCTCGAAACCGGCGTCGTCGAGCCGTCCCACGCCAAGCGCCAGGCCATCTCCTCGGCTGCAGAGGCCGCGAACCTCGTGCTCAAGATCGACGACATCATCGCCGCGGGCGACCTCTCGACCTCCGGTGACGGGGACGAGGGCGGCCCCGGCGGCCCAGGCGGCGCCCCCGGCGGTATGGGCGGCGGCATGGGCGGGATGATGTAAACCCACTTTTTGCACTTCACTCGCGCCGCTTCGCGGCGCTCGTTCAGGCAAAAACTTGGGGAAAATCGCGGCTTCGCCTCCTGTCGCGCGCCTTCGGCGCGCGGTAGTCGGCTCGCCGCGGGAGAACCGGCGCGCTGAGCGCGCCGGATGCTTGCGACCGCAGTTCCCTCGTCTCTAGAACGCTATAGAACGGTCCGTAGGGTGTTGATTTTGTATCGTTTAGAGTGAATCCCCTCCCAGTCAATTTGCCTGCGAACCAACCACTGTATTTCCCATCAGATAAGGCAAATGTTCTCAGAGTCGTGCAAGATACAGCGCGCGTACTACTCACTATGAAATTTCGCGGGGAATTTTTACTTGAGCGGGCTTTAAATTCTGGCTAATGGTGGTTTGCCCATCCTGTGGTAAGGATGATTTTGACAGTGAACGCGCTATGAAGATTCACCATGCAACTGCGCATGGTGAGAAGCTTGCTCAAGTGACTAATGTCTGCGTGCAATGTGATAAGGAATATAATATTACGGAAGCGAAGGCAGAGCGTTCGCGTTTTTGTTCTAACGAATGTAAAAGCGAATGGCAAAAAGAGGCACAATCGGGAGAGAACAACCCCAGATGGAGCGGCGGAAAAATTTCGTTAGAATGTGAATTTTGCGGGCGGAACTATAATGTAACAGCAGCCCGCGAAGAGAAGTCACGGTTCTGTTCGAGGGATTGTCTGGATAAGTGGCGCTCAAAATATAGGTCTGGATCTAACTCACATATGTGGGAGGGCGGTAGCGAAATTGTGACGTGTGAATACTGTGGTGGGGAATACGAAGTCCGCCCCTCGCGTGTTGACACAACACGGTTCTGCTCAACTGAGTGCAAAAACGAGTGGCAAGCAGACCATCTCACAGGAGAGAATAATCCATTCTGGCAAGGTGGTAAAGTACAATTGGAATGTACTCAATGCGAGGACACTTATAGCGTGAAATCAGCAAATGAGGCCGTTTCTCGATTCTGCTCCCGAGACTGTCAACACGATTGGCAGGCAGAACATTGGGTCAGTGAAGATGCTCCTGCTTGGGATGGCGGAACAGTGTCAGTTGAGTGTGTTCAATGTGGAGAGACATTTGTGACGAAGAAGTCGACAGCTGATTCTCGGAAATTTTGTTCAAACGAGTGTATGGGAGATTGGCGTAGCAAGAACCGTTCAGGGAAGAATGCACCATCGTGGAAGGGGGGCAAAGTTAGAGTTGAATGCGAAAGGTGTGACACCGAATTCGATGTGAAGCCGGTTCGTGCAAACAAAGCTCGATTCTGCTCGTATGCATGCCGAAATGAATGGCTGACGACTCAAACTGGCCAAGACCACCCGAACTGGAAAGGTGGAAGGCATTTGAGAAATATCGTGGTGAAGCAATTACATGGCCCTTCTTGGACTACTATTAGAGAAGAACACGTATCTTCGGAGTGTCAGAATTGTGGGATAGATGAATCTCAGTTTGACAGGGGGTTAGATTTGCATCATATTGTTCCAATTCAGGCAGGCGGTACTAATCAGGGATATAATCTGATTACGCTTTGTCGGTCCTGTCATAAGAAGGCAGAATCATATACAACCGATTTTACAGAATCGGTACTGTCACCAACGGAGATTTAGGATCTGTTGAAACTCTCAACCGCAGATAGTTTGTCGGGGATATGCTGGATACAACCTCTATATCTTGCGAGCGAAATTAGCTGGATTCCTGACGAGTGCGCGCTCTCGTTGTTCGCTACCTCGCCTGTACTGGCCAATTCAGCCACCGCTTCCTCTTCACTACTCGCCGACGTCTACAATATCAATCTCCAGCAATTCCTGGACCGGGGCCCTACCGAAAGCGGCCGCGTCACAGGTGACGAAGGTCGCATCGTGCTCGCGTGCGGTCGCGGCGTGGAGGAGGTCCGCGAGGTTGAGCCTGATATCCTGCTGGTCGAGTGAGTGTTCCAGCAGCACCGCTTCGACCGCGACACCCTCGGTCAGCGGGAGGACACGCTCGATTCGCTGGGTGAGCGCGTGGTGGTGCTGGTGGACCGCGGACGCCTCGCTGTAGTATCGGAGGTACTCGAACAGCACGGTGGCGGGGATTGCCCACGCCTCGGAGGCGTTGCGCTGTAGATACGAGACGACGCTGGAATCGGGGTCCGGTCGTGCGAACTTTGCGACGACGCTGTTGTCGAGACAC is part of the Haloarcula salinisoli genome and encodes:
- a CDS encoding HNH endonuclease; this translates as MGDWRSKNRSGKNAPSWKGGKVRVECERCDTEFDVKPVRANKARFCSYACRNEWLTTQTGQDHPNWKGGRHLRNIVVKQLHGPSWTTIREEHVSSECQNCGIDESQFDRGLDLHHIVPIQAGGTNQGYNLITLCRSCHKKAESYTTDFTESVLSPTEI
- a CDS encoding type II toxin-antitoxin system VapC family toxin, yielding MTLLCLDNSVVAKFARPDPDSSVVSYLQRNASEAWAIPATVLFEYLRYYSEASAVHQHHHALTQRIERVLPLTEGVAVEAVLLEHSLDQQDIRLNLADLLHAATAREHDATFVTCDAAAFGRAPVQELLEIDIVDVGE